One Chryseobacterium indoltheticum DNA segment encodes these proteins:
- a CDS encoding TonB-dependent receptor has product MMKIYTRNIVLVLLVSASALYKAQEVDLENLGKKTKEELKKNPFKISGGISANSVFYSSNVYRGREPFTYFLNGNLNLGLYKWSMPISYSLTNQGSQLGYQVPFKFNRISIAPKYKWVKAYMGDANMTFSPYTFNGLLFTGGGLELTPKIPLKVALMTGRLNKAVEDDGNPNTIPAYKRMGYGAHLKWEKDKYKLGLIGFYAKDNVGSLKNALDDKGVLPQENLVLSMAGNFKLDKNIEVYGEYANTAVINDLRATENGAVKKGISSKFLSPNSSMENYSAFNTGIDLKLKKGMIGIKYEKIDPGYKTLGAYYFNNDLENITLNSSFTMLKDKLSLSTNIGRQRDNLDNKKAKQTSRWVGAVNANLKASDKLMITASYSNFTMFTSRQLNQFNTINDNPLIIQQPKDSIDYKQISQNTNININYILSSTKEKVQNINFNYSLNDMANRENGIVRRGGLSRFHNANLNYNLGLPDKKMNIAASFNFTHTFAASQVSKIWGPGVNITKSFLKEEKLKASVGVSYNHSASTTANINVMNFRLGAIYMPWKKHNFNLNFIQMFRNTDQAIENPKLNEMTCTVGYNYSL; this is encoded by the coding sequence ATGATGAAGATTTATACTAGAAATATTGTACTGGTATTGTTGGTTTCGGCTTCAGCATTATATAAAGCTCAGGAAGTTGACCTAGAAAACTTAGGTAAGAAAACAAAAGAAGAACTCAAAAAAAATCCTTTTAAAATAAGTGGAGGGATTTCAGCAAATTCTGTTTTTTATAGCTCCAATGTATACAGAGGAAGAGAGCCATTTACCTATTTTCTTAACGGAAATCTGAATCTTGGTTTATATAAATGGTCGATGCCCATCTCATATAGCCTTACCAATCAGGGCAGTCAATTGGGATATCAGGTACCGTTTAAATTTAATCGTATAAGCATTGCTCCAAAATATAAGTGGGTAAAAGCTTATATGGGAGATGCTAATATGACATTTTCACCTTATACATTCAACGGATTACTGTTTACAGGAGGAGGGCTAGAACTCACACCCAAAATACCATTAAAAGTAGCTCTGATGACAGGACGCCTCAACAAAGCAGTAGAAGATGATGGAAACCCAAATACAATCCCTGCCTATAAAAGAATGGGATATGGAGCTCATTTGAAATGGGAAAAAGACAAGTATAAATTGGGGTTAATTGGGTTTTATGCAAAAGATAATGTCGGTTCTCTGAAGAATGCGCTTGATGATAAAGGAGTTTTACCACAGGAAAACCTGGTGCTTTCAATGGCTGGAAATTTTAAACTCGATAAAAATATAGAGGTCTATGGAGAATATGCCAACACCGCTGTAATCAACGATCTAAGAGCGACAGAAAACGGAGCGGTAAAGAAAGGTATTTCTTCTAAATTTCTTTCACCAAATTCTTCAATGGAAAACTATTCTGCCTTCAATACAGGGATAGACCTTAAGTTGAAGAAAGGAATGATTGGTATTAAATATGAAAAAATAGATCCCGGATACAAAACGTTGGGAGCGTACTATTTTAATAATGATCTTGAAAATATTACGCTTAATTCTTCTTTTACAATGTTGAAAGATAAATTATCACTTTCAACAAATATCGGAAGACAACGGGATAATCTTGACAATAAAAAGGCCAAGCAAACCAGCCGTTGGGTAGGCGCAGTGAATGCTAATCTTAAAGCTTCAGATAAATTGATGATTACTGCAAGTTATTCCAATTTCACCATGTTTACAAGCAGGCAGTTGAATCAGTTTAACACCATAAATGATAATCCATTAATCATACAGCAGCCAAAAGATTCTATTGATTATAAACAGATTTCACAGAATACGAATATCAATATAAATTATATCCTTTCCAGCACAAAAGAAAAGGTACAGAATATCAATTTTAATTACTCTTTGAATGATATGGCCAACAGGGAAAACGGAATTGTGAGAAGAGGCGGTTTATCAAGATTCCATAATGCCAATTTAAATTATAATTTAGGCTTACCCGATAAGAAAATGAACATTGCGGCTTCTTTCAATTTTACACATACCTTTGCAGCATCACAAGTTTCAAAAATTTGGGGACCAGGCGTTAATATTACCAAATCTTTCTTAAAAGAGGAAAAATTAAAAGCCAGTGTTGGAGTGTCATACAACCACTCGGCGAGTACTACTGCTAATATTAATGTGATGAACTTTAGATTGGGAGCCATTTACATGCCTTGGAAAAAGCATAATTTCAATCTGAATTTTATTCAAATGTTTAGAAATACAGATCAGGCTATTGAAAATCCAAAGCTTAATGAAATGACCTGTACAGTGGGTTATAATTACAGTTTGTAG
- a CDS encoding PKD domain-containing protein: MNFHKYLKRMYSAVLLVILAITFNACAVEEEIQIKADFTIKVSNDDYSVPVKVEIINKSTGADTYEWSFEGATVTSSTEKNPQPIIYAEAGVYKIKLKASNKDGNEDEKIVEIKADASMKVDFEWQMQGSDISPVTLQMVDKSLGATQYLWEFAGGIPATSNAQNPTVVFTTPGDHIIKLTISNVLETYSTQKTVTIQPEMTIDFNWSVDPIDNDYEAPLLLHLNNLSTNAFSYEWEITGATPSISATTNPDVNFSSAGTYTIILKATNDKETKILQKQITIQQNTNLLSFSNVKLGINNAHSTIGCFFSSYIGAVIRQGDVTPANGSKIDFGFFGLNSSFAYNQFVSPDEVQNTAFSSIPNATHSKIINSQELVGNQLSISGFNAINAGSDFNSINVTESNAGKTPFNNITVPRIVLFKTEDGRKGAINITDFVSAGTSSYIMVDIKVQKQP, from the coding sequence ATGAATTTTCACAAATATTTAAAAAGAATGTATTCTGCAGTTCTTTTAGTAATCCTCGCAATCACTTTCAATGCATGTGCTGTAGAAGAAGAAATTCAGATAAAAGCTGATTTCACAATAAAAGTGAGTAACGATGACTATTCGGTGCCTGTAAAAGTAGAAATTATTAACAAATCTACCGGAGCAGATACCTACGAATGGTCATTTGAAGGAGCAACAGTAACGAGTTCTACAGAAAAAAATCCTCAGCCGATTATATATGCCGAGGCAGGAGTTTATAAGATAAAACTAAAAGCTTCTAACAAAGATGGCAATGAAGACGAGAAAATTGTAGAAATAAAAGCTGATGCCTCAATGAAAGTAGATTTTGAATGGCAGATGCAGGGAAGTGATATTTCTCCGGTAACCTTACAGATGGTAGACAAATCTTTGGGAGCCACGCAATACCTATGGGAATTTGCAGGAGGAATCCCGGCTACTTCTAATGCTCAAAATCCAACAGTGGTATTTACAACGCCAGGAGATCATATTATCAAACTGACCATATCCAACGTATTGGAAACCTATTCTACTCAAAAAACGGTTACCATACAACCGGAAATGACTATTGATTTTAACTGGAGCGTAGATCCTATTGATAATGATTACGAAGCACCGTTATTATTACATCTTAATAATTTATCGACCAATGCTTTTTCGTACGAATGGGAAATAACTGGAGCAACCCCTTCTATATCTGCAACGACTAATCCTGATGTCAATTTCAGCAGCGCAGGAACTTATACCATTATTTTGAAAGCGACAAACGATAAAGAAACCAAAATACTTCAAAAGCAGATCACCATACAGCAAAATACCAATTTGCTTTCTTTTAGTAATGTGAAATTGGGAATAAATAACGCTCATTCTACGATTGGGTGCTTCTTTTCTTCTTATATAGGAGCGGTTATTAGACAGGGAGATGTTACACCTGCAAATGGTTCTAAAATCGATTTTGGATTTTTTGGACTTAATTCATCATTTGCCTATAACCAATTTGTATCTCCGGATGAGGTTCAGAATACTGCTTTTTCTTCAATCCCGAATGCGACTCACAGTAAGATCATTAATTCACAAGAGTTAGTAGGTAATCAACTTTCCATTTCAGGTTTTAATGCTATTAATGCAGGAAGTGATTTTAATTCTATTAATGTAACGGAAAGCAATGCCGGAAAGACGCCATTCAATAATATTACTGTTCCCAGAATAGTATTATTTAAAACAGAAGATGGCAGAAAGGGGGCAATAAATATTACAGACTTTGTATCAGCCGGAACAAGCTCCTATATAATGGTAGATATTAAAGTTCAAAAACAACCATAA
- a CDS encoding T9SS type A sorting domain-containing protein, with protein sequence MKKILFLLLLIKAAFLWGQGGQAEYKFELYNLRFEIREPVKNNTSSNVTLTLKYEDNSEEQIYYRSISEEDHDEWDWNLNPPLIRSKRPVSIRVSGFVNFRSGTDASYDITNSLTICPLQNFSVASNSSRMSEITFKTRVTPVHSLVSLTDTGSTNTFLPSDDKIHFYARQGFAANLYGYQYSVDNVNWVDINSSLSILNKLSISAKDLFGSNYSQYIGQNIYFRVASCLSSGVYQAVSPPVILTLVKSAPHILTSSVTPTKCFDTIDGTATLNFDRTLLAGETLKISLVNTVTGAAVFNQDITNDLQTIASYTLQNLPPGTYKLDILGTYNGNATYTDSPTHTINFEITKPTPVTFDMTSKTDVYCFQGNDGIINITVGGGQNQYQYIVTKNGQPFLDWTNFTSGQTAAIQNLSAGIYKIQVRDSNMCIAKDPSNSSVEKEITITITQPSEAIALPAADIEIAQPSGYGLGNGYISVRVTGGTPNTNGSYNFEWRKDTPNGAVISTGITTDAVNNPYTIKLANLPAGNYYLTVKDKNYADASTQLGNCGIISQEFIVEQPQPLVVTIEVERQISCNISNDYPNKLDLDNNGIPDEAEDGNLKAVVTGGVGAYEYQWQVLAGGTFQDIPGATQAILSNRSVGNYKVLINDINSNMTNAEFTFAFPPQLSITLSANTISCYNQNTGMVSVDATGGTGMLSYQWNTSHTTPTVTGLPGGNYFVLVTDSKNCKVKGNVQIIQPDQVIITDMSVQNPICFGASNGEIKTNITGGEAPYSILWSNGATTADNIGIPAGNYMMTVTDANGCISTKQYILIDPLQLTVDLGADVTLCSGDTQVYTVAVNDPSATYLWEDQNGNIIGNSSTITLSAAGTYTVTITDSKGCIATDSVKIKNSCEVLNPQFLLATHAYSEASVVLVNTSPTQPQAVEWIVPTNNNIQVIQKTNNLLELKFSVPGTYEIGLKGIQGECVKTFYKKVIVEENTSGVTLNPTKASNITEFTILPNPNNGVFKILVGLGTENSIKIRIMDMVSHEVFPAVMQPKAAYFVVPFNTSLPAGTYLVILETGNEVLVKRMLVQ encoded by the coding sequence ATGAAAAAAATATTATTTTTATTACTACTAATAAAGGCTGCTTTTCTTTGGGGGCAAGGCGGTCAGGCGGAGTATAAATTTGAATTGTATAATTTGAGATTTGAGATTAGAGAACCCGTTAAAAATAACACAAGTTCAAATGTAACTCTTACTCTTAAATATGAAGATAATTCAGAAGAGCAAATTTATTATAGAAGCATTTCAGAAGAAGATCATGACGAATGGGACTGGAATTTAAACCCACCATTAATTAGGTCTAAACGTCCTGTTTCTATACGTGTTTCGGGGTTTGTAAACTTTAGATCAGGTACTGATGCAAGCTATGATATTACAAATAGTTTGACAATATGTCCGCTGCAGAATTTTTCAGTGGCAAGTAATTCTTCCAGAATGTCTGAGATAACTTTTAAAACAAGAGTTACACCGGTTCATTCTTTAGTCTCTTTAACAGATACAGGAAGCACAAATACATTTTTACCCAGTGACGATAAAATACATTTTTATGCAAGACAAGGTTTTGCAGCAAATCTATATGGCTATCAATATAGCGTTGACAATGTAAATTGGGTAGACATTAATTCCTCTCTTTCTATACTTAATAAACTTAGTATTTCCGCAAAAGACCTTTTCGGATCCAATTACAGCCAATATATAGGACAAAATATTTACTTTAGAGTAGCATCTTGTTTATCTAGCGGAGTATATCAAGCGGTTTCTCCACCTGTAATTTTAACATTGGTAAAATCAGCACCTCACATTCTCACAAGCTCAGTAACCCCTACAAAATGTTTCGATACCATAGATGGTACTGCAACACTTAATTTTGACAGAACTTTACTTGCAGGAGAAACCCTTAAAATCTCTTTAGTAAATACAGTAACCGGAGCAGCAGTATTTAATCAGGATATTACTAACGATTTACAGACCATTGCCTCATATACTTTACAAAATCTTCCTCCGGGGACTTATAAACTAGATATATTAGGAACTTATAATGGTAATGCAACCTATACCGACAGCCCCACTCATACCATCAATTTTGAGATTACAAAACCGACCCCAGTTACTTTTGATATGACTTCCAAAACAGACGTATATTGTTTTCAAGGAAATGACGGTATCATCAACATTACTGTAGGAGGTGGACAAAACCAATATCAATATATCGTAACCAAAAACGGACAACCTTTTTTGGATTGGACTAATTTTACAAGCGGACAGACTGCTGCTATTCAAAATTTGAGTGCCGGGATCTATAAAATACAAGTGAGAGATTCTAACATGTGTATTGCAAAAGATCCTTCTAATTCGAGTGTTGAAAAAGAAATTACGATCACTATTACCCAACCTTCTGAGGCTATTGCTCTTCCAGCTGCTGATATCGAAATTGCACAACCATCAGGATACGGATTGGGCAACGGGTATATTTCTGTACGGGTAACAGGTGGAACGCCTAATACAAACGGAAGTTATAACTTTGAATGGAGAAAAGATACACCAAACGGAGCTGTTATTTCTACAGGAATTACGACAGATGCCGTCAATAATCCTTACACAATAAAACTTGCTAATCTTCCTGCGGGAAATTATTACCTGACCGTAAAAGATAAAAATTATGCGGATGCAAGCACCCAGTTAGGAAATTGTGGGATTATTTCTCAGGAATTTATAGTAGAGCAGCCTCAACCTTTAGTTGTAACTATAGAAGTTGAAAGACAGATTTCATGTAATATTTCCAATGATTACCCCAATAAATTGGATTTAGATAATAACGGAATTCCTGATGAAGCTGAAGATGGTAACCTGAAAGCTGTAGTTACCGGAGGAGTAGGAGCATACGAATACCAATGGCAAGTTTTAGCTGGAGGAACTTTCCAAGATATTCCGGGAGCAACGCAAGCAATTTTATCTAATCGCTCTGTAGGAAATTACAAAGTACTGATAAACGATATCAATAGCAATATGACAAATGCAGAATTTACATTTGCGTTTCCTCCACAATTGTCTATCACCTTATCGGCAAATACAATATCATGTTATAATCAAAATACGGGTATGGTTTCCGTAGATGCTACAGGAGGAACCGGAATGCTTTCTTATCAATGGAATACTTCTCATACCACCCCAACGGTTACAGGATTGCCCGGAGGGAATTACTTTGTATTGGTTACAGATTCTAAAAATTGTAAAGTGAAGGGTAATGTGCAGATTATTCAGCCGGATCAGGTTATCATTACTGATATGTCTGTGCAAAATCCTATTTGCTTTGGAGCAAGCAACGGAGAAATTAAAACCAATATTACAGGAGGCGAAGCACCATATTCTATACTTTGGTCTAATGGAGCGACCACAGCAGATAATATCGGAATTCCAGCAGGAAATTATATGATGACTGTTACTGATGCGAATGGATGTATTTCAACTAAACAATATATTCTGATTGATCCTTTGCAACTTACGGTGGATTTAGGAGCAGATGTAACTTTATGTTCTGGCGATACACAAGTTTATACTGTAGCAGTAAATGACCCTTCTGCTACTTATCTCTGGGAAGATCAAAATGGAAATATAATTGGTAATTCATCAACAATTACTTTGTCTGCAGCAGGAACTTATACTGTAACTATAACAGATTCTAAAGGCTGTATAGCTACCGATAGTGTGAAAATAAAGAATTCATGTGAAGTATTGAATCCTCAGTTTTTACTGGCTACCCACGCTTATTCCGAAGCCAGTGTGGTTTTAGTGAATACTTCTCCAACTCAGCCGCAAGCAGTTGAATGGATAGTTCCGACAAATAATAATATCCAGGTCATTCAGAAGACAAATAATCTATTAGAGCTCAAGTTCTCCGTTCCTGGTACTTATGAAATAGGATTGAAGGGAATTCAGGGAGAATGTGTAAAAACGTTCTATAAAAAAGTGATCGTTGAAGAAAATACGTCGGGAGTTACCCTCAATCCAACAAAAGCCTCTAATATAACAGAATTTACAATTCTCCCCAACCCGAATAATGGAGTATTCAAAATTTTAGTAGGTCTTGGAACAGAAAATTCGATTAAAATCCGAATAATGGATATGGTTTCTCATGAAGTTTTTCCGGCAGTGATGCAACCTAAAGCAGCGTACTTCGTTGTACCATTTAATACTTCTCTGCCTGCAGGAACATATCTGGTAATTTTAGAGACGGGTAATGAAGTGCTGGTAAAAAGAATGCTGGTACAATAA
- a CDS encoding fibronectin type III domain-containing protein, which yields MISVFVFSQEKQDKVIIPHIRLKVDNKKNHISLRWAVDEPISWQKANKTGFVLKRYTLSRDGKLLDKPEEKDLGIFKPASEAEWKKIVEKNDNAATVAQSLFGDTFEVEMGEKQGKLEGVVNKSQEVEQRFSYALMAADLDFEVAKLAGWAYKDVNIKSNERYLYSVSINQNNSSGVSALVVKGDAVAEVSSNSDLPKPVDFIGIFKDQTVTISWEYLQLRDTYTSYYVEKSENGSAFKSLGDLPVMNMNDTDGRQAQGMTFVDSLAQNNSKFSYRIRGKTIFGDYGPYSDAISGKGKKSLEITPRISNFKISEDEQIAINWEFPNEVEKDIIAFELLHSETDLENTYKVVKNKIPVIDRALVTKSLASSNYYKIQAIGKNKDKRESFAVLVQPNDITPPETPLELKGKIDSLGIVHLQWKANSEKDLEGYHIFRGIQKGDEMVRITPQAISKNIYKDNVVLENLNSTVYYYVTATDIRKNQSKPSIILELEKPDKVKPQAPVFTEYKLEEDGKITLSWLRSYSDDVALHQLYRQDKDGADKSWKMIYEAKDIQPNFIYTDKNVEADKRYAYYLLAIDKNKLKSDKSPEITLRSNSFEAQSVLTNLSGSANRDKKQIELIWKIDKKDVGEILVYRQKGIEKPTHWGTLSGAQNFLEDKAVQTGNVYTYLLKPMLKNNHVSKTEKITIEF from the coding sequence ATGATTTCAGTTTTTGTTTTTTCGCAAGAAAAGCAGGACAAGGTCATTATCCCACATATCCGTTTGAAAGTAGATAACAAAAAAAACCATATTTCGCTACGATGGGCTGTTGATGAACCGATATCTTGGCAAAAAGCGAACAAAACAGGTTTTGTTTTAAAAAGATATACACTTTCAAGAGACGGAAAGTTGCTCGATAAACCCGAGGAAAAAGATTTGGGCATTTTCAAACCCGCTTCTGAGGCAGAATGGAAAAAGATTGTTGAGAAAAATGATAATGCCGCTACTGTGGCACAATCACTTTTCGGAGACACTTTTGAAGTTGAAATGGGAGAAAAACAGGGCAAACTTGAAGGTGTAGTCAACAAATCTCAGGAAGTAGAGCAGCGTTTTTCCTATGCATTAATGGCTGCCGATTTAGATTTTGAAGTCGCTAAACTTGCTGGTTGGGCCTATAAAGATGTCAATATAAAATCTAATGAAAGATATCTCTATTCAGTAAGTATTAATCAAAACAATAGTTCGGGAGTTTCAGCTTTGGTTGTAAAAGGTGATGCTGTAGCAGAGGTTTCCAGTAATTCAGATTTGCCAAAGCCTGTTGATTTCATTGGGATTTTTAAAGATCAGACAGTTACAATTTCGTGGGAATATTTACAGTTGAGAGATACCTACACTTCATACTATGTCGAAAAATCTGAGAATGGAAGTGCTTTTAAATCTTTGGGTGACCTTCCGGTAATGAATATGAATGATACCGACGGTAGACAGGCACAGGGAATGACATTTGTAGACTCGTTGGCTCAAAACAATTCAAAATTCAGCTACAGAATCAGAGGAAAAACCATTTTTGGAGATTATGGTCCTTATTCTGACGCTATTTCAGGAAAAGGAAAGAAAAGTCTTGAAATTACTCCTAGAATTTCAAATTTTAAGATTTCCGAAGACGAACAAATCGCCATAAATTGGGAGTTTCCTAATGAGGTCGAAAAAGATATTATTGCTTTTGAGCTTCTTCACTCTGAAACAGATCTGGAGAATACCTACAAAGTTGTTAAAAATAAAATCCCTGTTATTGACAGAGCATTGGTGACCAAAAGTTTGGCTTCATCTAATTATTATAAAATTCAGGCAATAGGAAAGAACAAAGATAAAAGAGAATCTTTTGCAGTTCTAGTTCAGCCCAATGATATAACACCTCCCGAAACTCCTCTAGAATTGAAAGGAAAAATAGATTCTTTAGGGATTGTTCATCTGCAATGGAAAGCCAATAGCGAGAAAGATTTGGAGGGCTATCATATTTTCAGAGGAATACAAAAAGGAGATGAGATGGTGCGCATTACTCCGCAAGCCATTTCTAAAAATATATATAAAGACAACGTCGTTTTAGAAAATCTGAATTCTACAGTGTATTATTATGTAACGGCAACAGATATCAGAAAAAACCAATCTAAACCATCTATCATTTTAGAATTAGAAAAGCCCGATAAAGTAAAACCTCAGGCTCCGGTTTTTACAGAATATAAATTGGAAGAAGATGGTAAAATTACTTTAAGCTGGCTGAGAAGCTACAGTGATGATGTTGCACTGCATCAATTATATCGTCAGGATAAAGACGGAGCAGATAAAAGCTGGAAAATGATCTATGAAGCCAAAGATATTCAGCCAAATTTCATTTATACCGATAAAAATGTAGAGGCTGATAAACGATATGCTTACTATTTGTTGGCGATTGATAAAAACAAATTGAAATCTGATAAATCTCCTGAAATTACACTAAGGAGCAACAGCTTTGAAGCACAATCTGTTTTGACCAATTTATCGGGTTCTGCAAATAGGGACAAAAAGCAGATCGAATTGATTTGGAAAATAGATAAGAAAGACGTAGGTGAAATTTTGGTATACCGACAGAAAGGAATAGAAAAACCTACTCATTGGGGAACATTGAGTGGAGCTCAAAATTTCCTGGAAGATAAAGCGGTTCAAACAGGGAATGTTTACACCTATCTTTTGAAACCAATGTTAAAAAATAATCATGTTTCAAAAACGGAAAAAATTACCATAGAATTTTAA